The following proteins come from a genomic window of Musa acuminata AAA Group cultivar baxijiao chromosome BXJ1-7, Cavendish_Baxijiao_AAA, whole genome shotgun sequence:
- the LOC135679561 gene encoding protein NETWORKED 1A-like isoform X3 — protein MAAKLQAESRRLYSWWWDSHISPKNSKWLQENLADTDMKVNTIIKLLEEDADSFARRAEMYYKKRPELLKLVEELYRAYRALAEKYDHATGALRQAHRTMAEAFPNQIPLVLSDESPYGYSGNEAEPHTPEGPPPLRALFDLDELQKDALSLSSELHVIKRNGGYSEPSDSLSSKKGLKQLNEMFAIGEGTAFTTSEGSVRKGLHFQEEEGQDLENRTHKCSREQNQVKEKQDASYVTTGLQQDISQLSSGSQNMKNQITTESDRNNKTENELQGLKDRISELISEKEASNIQYQISLERISVLESQISTTQNELRKLNDEMVNKVKKLQSSEELNQSLLLELEMLAKQVNMEENELHQKREELEKLQITIEEKHQQCMQTEMVLCLKEKLHTQSQEEIDHLSREIQIWIQKLRDIELCNVDLQEEICKLKEENGTLHEQNLHSSLMIKELQGKIILIEEKNKTLEDEVRLYLCEKEGLTEELNHIKEDINDLEGKHRDLMEQKEAASICAESLKAAVKDLQNKNSALNDICKKHEAEKEFLVDKLRDMDNVLEKNMVLEDSLADASIELEVLRGKTLALENLHESLNGEISNYIAEKNALVPQVEILTQDVCTLSEKNIFLENSVSDLGTEVDCLKSKLKDFERSCQLLSNHNSGLLAERKSFLSQIEILTQNVEKHSKKSSFLENSLSDVSNEVGCLRSKLKEFEESSQSLRDQNSNLLSERNALLLQVEILTQNLEKLSDKNSFLENSLSDVSSEVGSLRSKLKDFEESCQSLSDQNSGLLAEKNNLLSQLETLNQNVEKLSENNSSLESSLSDVTTEVGCLRTKLKDSEESCQSLSDQNSGLFAERNALVIEIEVLTQNMENLSHKNSRLENSLSDVNSEMACLKSKLKDLEESCQSLSNQNSGLLSERDNLLSRVVTFTQNVEKLTDRNSFLENSLSDISCEVESLRSQLKDCEESSQSLNDQNSSLLTERDSLLSQVKILTQNLEKLSDENLLLEKSLSDVSSEVWCLRSKLKDLEESSRSLTNQNSGLLAERNNLLSQLEILTQNIEKLSEKNSLLENSLSDVRTEVGCVRSKLKDSEESCQSLSDQNSGLIAERNTLVSQVEILTQNVVKLGHKKLTLENSLTDERSEVRCLRSKLKGFEESSRSLNDQNSSLLAERNNLLSQVEVLTKNLEKLSQEKSFLENCLSDVSSEVGCLKSKLKDSENSCDSLRDQNSGLLIERDTLVSQVNNITLNLEELENRLVDMKDDNLNLTREKYLIISQVKDLQDLLKLEKEEHETRIQSFKCQLATSENHNFLLQQESQLKDQQLESEQDNVIGFLIGNFILQRSLSDVNGRNLVLLKECEKNIEACRRTEALISALEQEKLMHIKNIMSLSEQNEKLRTGICLLQNTLIIGKKSVSVDEFQVEVLIDIILGEFRNILNCVSEAEHDNQLLHLEISVLVTLLKNTMLDLASLRLDKCSLEKELDMKTKELLALGNKNLQLRELNEKLMNDVEASNQREVESKTAMKVFHEHLTDLQEALLTSKYEIQNLIENKKILMDELCNLREKHNLLEEEHIEVLAEALKLDHLYLLFRNHSAEKLSELKSFTCDLDSLHFIKNALDAEIDKLKEKIKILEAEKTHIREFVTYLEEEFRNHVLLSEFDLFTATCVCEELSLQRQRLESQLLQKQSQLLEISQNAQSTQQKNLELCRILDGIQLDYEADKLIKEELTQKISTLSEAVVDRNKEIRCLYEANEMLQREIYHMREEVNVLMSREEDLKLELQKEIDENEHCEVEIKALLSDIQVSTVNAALYEEKVHELILEEVGSLLQKETLKMEVALTKEQLDSMKKKLDDLEGENSGLKAGLDFYLALVASLWNSVKSLEEQIMTMSKPRISICHDKEVLPLVPHHHHCDNQPSDGYKAMNIEGIPVLEKLITKVKLLEEVIVDIQSHRQQEGFEANSNSEAASKETKGIKINEIGRGQEAQVNLHSLEHVDDGGGLNDTEITKGKNGQVTKDIQLDQGSSSLPYRTIGSYGLSRISNDGIDDQLWEAAETNCSKQVWKTSTDATEHDIEPVEEEKSEYPSSELMVEKEPSVDKLEIPTRVLTSRQEWTKRVLESLQNDARRLSDLKTNVKDLKRKMESSQMGKLPASSGYDTVKSQLEDAEGAVMELIDTNNKLTSKAEEYHSTNGMGTKSEESSSTGRRQISTQSRKESEKVGRLELELHKIQYVMLKFEEEHVNRHTSAMDRRSRTLLSDYIYGRRDGRRQTKKSSFCGCMRPKTKGDQ, from the exons ATGGCGGCCAAGCTGCAAGCTGAATCCAGGCGGCTTTATTCATGGTGGTGGGATAGTCATATTAGTCCAAAGAATTCCAAATGGCTTCAGGAGAATCTTGCAG ATACGGACATGAAGGTCAACACAATAATCAAGCTGTTGGAAGAAGATGCTGATTCCTTTGCAAGGAGAGCTGAGATGTATTATAAGAAGCGCCCTGAGCTCTTGAAATTGGTTGAGGAGCTCTACCGAGCATACCGTGCATTAGcagaaaaatatgatcatgcaacTGGAGCACTTCGCCAGGCCCATCGGACAATGGCAGAGGCATTCCCTAACCAAATTCCATTAGTACTGTCAGATGAGTCACCTTATGGTTATTCTGGCAATGAGGCAGAGCCTCACACTCCTGAAGGGCCACCACCCCTTCGTGCGTTATTTGACCTTGATGAATTACAGAAGGACGCATTGAGCTTGTCATCCGAATTGCATGTAATTAAAAGAAATGGGGGATATTCTGAACCAAGCGATTCATTATCAAGCAAAAAAGGGTTGAAGCAATTGAATGAGATGTTTGCAATTGGGGAAGGGACAGCATTTACAACATCTGAAGGGAGTGTAAGAAAAGGACTACATTTTCAAGAGGAAGAGGGACAAGATCTTGAGAATAGAACACATAAGTGTTCCAGAGAACAAAATCAAGTTAAGGAGAAACAGGATGCGAGCTATGTGACAACAGGTCTGCAACAAGACATTTCCCAGTTATCATCAGGGAGCCAAAATATGAAGAACCAGATAACAACAGAATCTGATCGTAATAATAAAACAGAGAATGAGCTTCAAGGACTAAAGGACAGAATCTCTGAATTAATTTCTGAAAAAGAAGCAAGTAATATACAGTACCAAATATCTCTGGAAAGAATCTCTGTTCTCGAATCTCAAATCTCAACAACACAGAATGAATTGAGGAAACTCAATGATGAGATGGTAAACAAAGTCAAGAAGCTACAGAGTTCTGAAGAACTTAACCAATCTCTTTTGTTGGAGCTAGAGATGCTAGCAAAGCAAGTAAACATGGAAGAGAATGAACTTCACCAGAAGCGAGAGGAATTGGAGAAACTCCAAATTACTATCGAAGAAAAACACCAGCAGTGCATGCAGACTGAGATGGTTCTCTGCCTAAAGGAAAAGCTGCACACTCAATCTCAGGAAGAGATAGATCATTTGAGTCGAGAAATTCAAATATGGATCCAGAAATTGAGGGATATAGAATTGTGTAATGTGGATCTACAGGAAGAGATATGTAAGCTTAAGGAGGAAAATGGCACCTTACATGAACAAAATCTTCACTCTAGCTTGATGATAAAAGAACTTCAaggtaaaataattttgattgaggaGAAGAATAAGACCCTTGAAGATGAAGTTCGGCTCTATTTATGTGAAAAGGAAGGTCTCACTGAAGAGCTTAACCATATTAAAGAAGATATAAATGATCTAGAAGGCAAACACCGAGATCTGATGGAGCAAAAGGAAGCGGCAAGCATATGTGCAGAGTCCCTTAAGGCAGCTGTAAAggatttacagaataaaaattctGCGTTAAACGATATATGCAAGAAACATGAAGCTGAAAAAGAGTTTCTTGTGGACAAGCTGAGAGATATGGACAATGTATTAGAAAAGAACATGGTCTTGGAAGATTCACTCGCTGATGCAAGCATTGAGTTAGAAGTTCTAAGAGGAAAGACTTTAGCACTAGAAAATTTGCATGAATCTCTCAATGGTGAAATTTCCAACTATATTGCTGAGAAAAATGCACTTGTTCCTCAGGTAGAGATTCTTACTCAGGATGTGTGTACCCTTtcagagaaaaatatattcttggaGAACTCTGTATCTGATTTAGGCACTGAAGTCGATTGTTTGAAATCAAAGTTAAAGGACTTTGAACGATCCTGTCAGTTGCTCAGCAATCATAACTCTGGTCTTCTTGCTGAAAGGAAGAGTTTTctctctcagatagagatccttaCTCAGAATGTGGAGAAGCATTCCAAGAAAAGTTCCTTCTTAGAGAACTCCTTATCTGATGTAAGCAATGAGGTTGGCTGTTTGAGGTCAAAGTTGAAAGAGTTCGAGGAATCCTCTCAGTCGCTCAGGGATCAGAACTCTAATCTTCTCTCAGAAAGGAATGCTCTTCTTTTGCAGGTCGAGATCCTTACTCAAAATCTGGAGAAGCTTTCAGACAAGAATTCCTTCTTGGAGAACTCCCTATCTGATGTAAGCAGTGAAGTTGGGTCTTTGAGGTCAAAGTTGAAAGATTTTGAAGAATCCTGTCAGTCGCTCAGTGATCAGAACTCTGGTCTTCTTGCTGAAAAGAACAATCTTCTTTCTCAGTTAGAAACTCTTAATCAGAACGTTGAGAAGCTTTCGGAGAATAATTCCTCCTTGGAGAGTTCTCTATCTGATGTAACTACTGAAGTTGGGTGTTTGAGGACAAAACTGAAGGACTCTGAGGAATCCTGTCAGTCTTTAAGTGATCAGAATTCTGGTCTTTTTGCCGAAAGAAATGCTCTTGTTATTGAGATAGAAGTTCTTACTCAGAACATGGAGAACCTTTCACACAAAAATTCCAGGTTGGAAAATTCCCTTTCTGATGTAAATAGTGAAATGGCTTGTTTGAAGTCAAAGTTGAAGGACCTTGAAGAATCATGCCAATCACTTAGCAATCAGAACTCTGGTCTTCTTTCTGAAAGGGACAATTTACTCTCTCGGGTAGTGACCTTTACTCAGAATGTCGAGAAGCTTACGGACAGAAATTCTTTCTTGGAGAACTCATTAAGTGATATAAGCTGTGAAGTCGAATCTTTGAGGTCACAGTTGAAAGATTGTGAAGAGTCATCTCAGTCACTCAATGATCAGAACTCTAGTCTTCTCACTGAAAGGGACAGCCTTCTTTCACAGGTCAAGATTCTTACTCAAAATCTAGAGAAACTCTCAGACGAGAATTTGCTTTTGGAGAAATCCCTATCTGATGTAAGCAGTGAAGTTTGGTGTTTGAGGTCAAAGTTGAAAGACCTTGAAGAATCATCTCGTTCGCTCACCAATCAGAATTCTGGTCTTCTTGCTGAGAGGAATAATCTTCTTTCTCAATTGGAAATTCTCACTCAGAATATAGAGAAGCTTTCGGAGAAAAATTCCCTCTTGGAGAACTCTCTATCTGATGTGAGGACTGAAGTTGGATGTGTGAGGTCAAAGTTGAAGGACTCTGAGGAATCCTGTCAGTCTCTTAGTGATCAGAATTCTGGCCTCATTGCTGAAAGGAATACTCTTGTGTCTCAG GTTGAGATCCTTACTCAGAATGTGGTGAAGCTTGGACACAAAAAATTAACCTTGGAGAACTCCCTAACTGATGAAAGAAGTGAGGTCAGGTGTTTGAGGTCAAAGTTGAAAGGCTTTGAAGAATCCTCTCGGTCACTAAATGATCAGAACTCTAGTCTTCTTGCTGAAAGGAACAATCTACTTTCTCAGGTAGAGGTTCTTACTAAGAATCTGGAGAAGCTTTCACAAGAGAAATCCTTTTTGGAAAACTGCCTGTCTGATGTAAGCAGTGAAGTTGGATGTTTGAAGTCAAAATTGAAGGATTCTGAAAACTCCTGTGACTCTCTCCGTGATCAGAACTCTGGCCTTCTTATTGAAAGGGACACTCTTGTCAGTCAG GTTAATAACATCACTCTGAATTTGGAAGAACTGGAGAATAGGTTAGTGGACATGAAGGACGATAACTTGAATCTAACAAGAGAAAAGTATCTGATAATCAGTCAGGTCAAGGATCTGCAAGATCTTTTGAAACTAGAAAAAGAAGAGCATGAAACTCGTATCCAATCATTCAAGTGTCAGCTAGCCACATCAGAGAACCACAATTTTCTTCTGCAACAAGAAAGCCAGCTTAAAGATCAGCAGCTTGAATCAGAACAGGATAATGTGATTGGTTTTCTAATAGGAAATTTTATCTTACAAAGAAGTTTGTCCGATGTGAATGGAAGGAACTTGGTTCTTTTGAAAGAATGCGAGAAAAATATCGAGGCATGTAGAAGGACTGAGGCACTTATTTCAGCACTTGAGCAGgagaaacttatgcatatcaaaaACATAATGTCATTGTCAGagcaaaatgagaagttaagaacTGGAATTTGTTTGCTGCAGAACACTCTTATCATTGGCAAGAAGTCTGTTTCCGTGGATGAATTCCAGGTCGAAGTTCTCATAGATATTATTTTGGGCGAATTTAGAAATATTCTGAATTGTGTTTCAGAAGCCGAGCATGATAATCAACTGCTGCATCTTGAGATATCAGTTCTTGTCACTTTGCTGAAGAATACAATGCTGGATCTGGCCAGTCTGAGATTGGATAAATGTTCTCTTGAAAAAGAACTTGATATGAAAACCAAAGAATTATTAGCATTAGGAAACAAAAATCTTCAACTTAGAGAATTGAATGAAAAACTAATGAATGATGTGGAAGCAAGCAACCAAAGGGAAGTAGAATCAAAGACTGCAATGAAAGTTTTCCATGAACATTTGACTGACCTGCAAGAGGCTCTCCTGACATCTAAATATGAAATTCAAAAtttaattgaaaacaagaagattcTCATGGATGAACTTTGCAACTTAAGAGAAAAACATAATTTGTTGGAAGAGGAACATATTGAAGTCCTTGCAGAGGCTCTGAAACTAGACCACCTTTATTTGTTGTTTAGGAACCATAGTGCAGAGAAATTGTCGGAGTTGAAATCCTTCACTTGTGATCTGGATTCTCTTCATTTTATTAAAAATGCTCTTGATGCTGAGATTGATAAACTAAAGGAGAAGATAAAGATACTTGAGGCAGAAAAAACACATATTAGGGAGTTCGTTACTTACCTAGAAGAAGAGTTCAGAAATCATGTCCTGCTTTCAGAATTTGATTTGTTTACAGCTACATGCGTCTGTGAGGAGTTAAGTCTTCAAAGACAGAGATTAGAGAGCCAACTGTTACAAAAACAGTCACAGTTACTGGAAATAAGTCAAAATGCTCAATCCACCCAACAAAAGAACTTGGAATTGTGTAGAATTCTTGATGGTATTCAGCTGGATTATGAAGCAGATAAGCTGATCAAAGAAGAGTTGACGCAGAAGATTTCAACTTTATCTGAAGCAGTTGTCGACAGAAATAAGGAGATCAGATGTCTTTATGAAGCAAATGAGATGCTGCAAAGGGAAATTTATCATATGCGTGAAGAAGTTAATGTGCTTATGAGTAGGGAGGAAGATTTGAAATTAGAACTGCAGAAAGAAATAGATGAAAATGAACACTGTGAAGTCGAAATCAAAGCATTATTAAGTGATATCCAAGTCTCCACAGTTAATGCAGCACTGTATGAAGAAAAAGTTCATGAGCTGATACTAGAAGAAGTTGGTTCCCTATTGCAGAAGGAGACATTGAAAATGGAGGTAGCTTTAACCAAGGAGCAATTGGATAGTATGAAGAAAAAGCTTGATGATTTAGAGGGAGAAAACAGTGGGTTGAAGGCTGGCTTAGATTTCTATCTGGCTCTGGTTGCATCTTTGTGGAATAGTGTTAAATCTCTGGAAGAACAAATTATGACAATGTCAAAGCCCAGAATATCAATCTGTCATGACAAAGAG GTTTTACCTTtggttcctcatcatcatcactgTGATAACCAACCTAGTGATGGTTATAAGGCAATGAATATTGAAGGCATTCCAGTGTTGGAGAAATTGATCACCAAAGTCAAACTTCTTGAAGAAGTGATAGTAGACATTCAAAGTCACAGACAGCAGGAAGGGTTTGAAGCCAACTCCAACTCAGAGGCTGCAAGTAAAGAAACTAAAGGGATAAAGATAAATGAAATTGGACGGGGACAGGAAGCTCAAGTGAACCTGCATTCTCTTGAACATGTTGATGATGGTGGTGGACTAAATGATACTGAAATCACCAAGGGCAAGAATGGGCAAGTGACAAAAGATATTCAACTCGATCAGGGCTCAAGTTCTTTGCCGTACAGGACCATTGGTTCATATGGTTTAAGCAGGATTAGTAATGATGGGATCGATGATCAATTATGGGAAGCTGCTGAAACAAATTGCAGCAAACAAGTATGGAAAACATCAACAGATGCTACGGAACATGACATAGAGCCCGTGGAGGAAGAAAAGAGTGAATACCCGTCCTCAGAGCTGATGGTTGAGAAGGAGCCGAGTGTTGACAAGTTAGAGATACCAACTAGAGTTCTGACATCTCGACAAGAATGGACTAAGAGAGTCCTCGAGAGCCTTCAAAATGATGCTCGGAGGTTATCAGACCTTAAAACCAATGTAAAGGATCTGAAGAGGAAAATGGAAAGCTCTCAAATGGGGAAGCTTCCTGCAAGCTCTGGGTATGATACAGTCAAATCACAGTTGGAAGATGCTGAAGGTGCTGTCATGGAGTTGATCGATACAAACAACAAACTGACGAGCAAGGCTGAAGAATATCATTCCACAAATGGCATGGGCACAAAATCTGAAGAAAGCAGCAGCACCGGAAGAAGACAAATTTCCACACAATCAAGAAAGGAATCAGAGAAGGTTGGAAGGCTGGAGCTGGAGCTGCATAAAATCCAGTATGTCATGCTGAAATTTGAGGAAGAGCACGTAAATCGTCACACCAGTGCCATGGACCGAAGAAGCCGAACGCTGCTGAGCGATTATATCTACGGGAGAAGAGATGGCCGTAGACAGACAAAGAAGAGCTCCTTCTGTGGGTGCATGCGGCCGAAAACGAAGGGTGACCAGTGA